The following are encoded in a window of Cottoperca gobio chromosome 20, fCotGob3.1, whole genome shotgun sequence genomic DNA:
- the tnk2a gene encoding activated CDC42 kinase 1 isoform X2 — protein sequence MGESYVYQRLPYTRGKEEEGEEEDEEERAGRIRESVGGQMMQCEEGTDWLLELLTDVQLQQYFLRIRDELNVTRLSHFDYVKNEDLEKIGMGRPGQRRLWEAVKRRRALYKRKSWMSKVFPVKRPDADPQQPLPQGASSSAAPANSEPAASLTCLIRESELQLFERLGDGTFGVVRRGEWTGPNGRVLSVAVKCLKAGVLDSDGLDDFIREVNAMHSLSHQNLIRLYGIVLTQPMKMVAELAPLGSLLDRLRKRQGHILISSLCNYAVQVACGMTYLEQRRFLHRDLAARNVLLSTNEIVKIGDFGLMRALPTHTDQYIMEEGHKIPFPWCAPESLKSRTFSHSSDTWMFGVTLWEMFTHGQEPWLGLTGSQILHKVDVDAERLCKPDDCPQDVYNVMLQCWSPKPEDRPTFIALRDFLLETMPTDMKALQDFEEEDKLQIKMNDVITIIEGRAEHYWWRGQNRGTLRLGQFPRHVVTSVAGMSVHDISRPLKHSFIHTGHGDTDPHRSWGHADRIDSLYLGNPMDPPDILGMDSGTARPTKLPNRSKKQPPPRPPQPAVLLKKPFYDSVIDDYDDDDDTSASSGLRRLGVSLGLKLRPWEGSGVRSAKSEVSLIDFTDDSFSSTTPSPLTEMRQADEDTLKDTPSILDWPLPQPTYDEVTTELEDQSEDQEVRSINKGLPEETAATPCTSMMGRSESQSADLFQELQREVMVKLQVPMATGRSLPSSPLPMTVAPLGTHRQIYLPPPSPTYTSSFACCFEDRPVLPPRSPVPPLRPSKRNPSTRTTHPQVRSSSISMSDVEDTPPQIPPRDHAFSQPGSRSSSPLPLVPPLSSYPVALPPPPLSASPRRAYGLMGPLLSSNSSPTQATLHSSRLAASGSSYSSSSLLDPLAFREGRGLSSLIDSSQSSAPAPLPERPAFLERYGAANMAAVKPMIQHPGGAKPNSSYNNNNGRTTTPSMLQEQSVTQVEQLFRLGLRSRAECEELLQRCEWNLEQASTLMLDTYGPHRNRK from the exons ATGGGGGAGAGCTATGTGTACCAGCGACTCCCCTACAccagaggaaaggaggaggagggggaggaggaggacgaagaggagaGAGCCGGGAGGATCAGAGAGAGTGTCGGGGGACAAATG atgcagTGCGAGGAGGGGACAGATTGGCTGCTGGAGTTGCTGACAgatgtgcagctgcagcagtactTCCTGCGTATCCGCGATGAGCTCAACGTCACGCGACTCTCCCACTTCGACTACGTCAAGAATGAAGACCTGGAGAAGATCGGCATGGGACGCCCGG GTCAGAGAAGGCTTTGGGAGGCCGTCAAGAGGAGAAGAGCTCTTTATAAACGCAAGTCCTGGATGAGCAAG GTGTTTCCGGTGAAACGACCTGACGCCGACCCCCAGCAGCCCCTCCCTCAGGGGGCATCGTCCAGTGCGGCACCGGCCAACAGCGAGCCGGCAGCCTCGCTCACCTGCCTCATCAGAGAGTCGGAGCTGCAGCTGTTTGAGCGGCTGGGAGACGGCACGTTCGGGGTGGTGCGGAGAGGGGAGTGGACCGGACCCAACGGCAGAGTG CTGTCAGTGGCAGTGAAGTGTCTGAAGGCCGGTGTGTTGGACTCTGATGGTCTGGATGATTTCATCAGAGAGGTGAACGCCATGCATTCGCTGAGCCACCAGAACCTCATCCGACTCTACGGCATCGTCCTCACGCAGCCCATGAAgatg gtggctGAGCTGGCACCTCTGGGTTCCTTGTTGGATCGTCTGAGAAAGCGTCAGGGTCAcatcctcatctcctctctgtgtAACTACGCTGTACAG GTGGCGTGCGGCATGACCTACCTGGAGCAGAGACGTTTCCTCCACAGGGACCTGGCCGCCCGCAACGTTCTGCTGTCCACCAATGAAATCGTAAAGATCGGAGACTTCGGCCTGATGAGAGCGCTGCCAACACACACCGACCAGTACATCATGGAGGAGGGCCACAAAATCCCTTTCCCGTG GTGTGCTCCTGAGTCTCTGAAGTCTCGCACTTTCTCTCATTCGTCTGATACCTGGATGTTTGGGGTCACTCTGTGGGAGATGTTCACCCACGGACAGGAGCCGTGGCTGGGCCTTACCGGGAGCCAG atcCTCCACAAGGTGGACgtggatgctgagaggctgtgtAAACCAGATGACTGTCCTCAGGATGTTTACAATGTCATGCTGCAGTGCTGGAGCCCCAAACCCGAGGACAGACCCACCTTCATCGCCCTCAGAGACTTCCTGCTCGAG ACGATGCCGACAGATATGAAAGCGCTGCAGGACTTCGAGGAGGAAGACAAGCTCCAAATTAAAATGAACGACGTCATCACCATCATAGAGGGAAG GGCAGAGCACTACTGGTGGCGAGGTCAGAACAGGGGGACGCTGCGTCTGGGTCAGTTTCCTCGCCACGTGGTGACGTCAGTCGCCGGCATGTCGGTCCACGATATCAGCCGACCGCTCAAACACTCCTTCATCCACACTGGACACGGAGACACAGACCCTCACAGGAGCTGGGGACATGCAGATCGCATAGACAG CCTGTACTTGGGGAACCCGATGGACCCTCCGGACATCCTTGGGATGGACTCGGGCACCGCAAGGCCGACCAAACTCCCCAACCGTTCCAAGA AGCAACCTCCTCCTCGTCCGCCCCAACCTGCTGTTCTGCTGAAGA AGCCGTTCTACGACTCTGTGATAGACGAttacgacgacgacgacgacacCAGCGCCTCGTCGGGGCTGAGGAGGCTCGGAGTGTCCCTGGGGCTGAAGCTCCGACCGTGGGAGGGGTCCGGCGTGCGCTCGGCCAAAAGCGAGGTGTCACTCATCGACTTCACTGATGACAGCTTCAGCTCGACCACTCCCTCGCCGCTTACTGAGATGCGGCAGGCTGACGAGGACACACTGAAG GACACTCCATCCATCCTGGACTGGCCTCTCCCTCAGCCAACTTATGACGAGGTTACTACGGAGCTCGAGGATCAATCAGAGGACCAGGAGGTGCGGTCTATCAATAAGGGACTTCCTGAGGAGACCGCAGCCACGCCGTGCACCAGTATGATGGGCAGGAGCGAGTCACAGTCAGCTGACCTCTTCCAAGAACtacagagagag GTGATGGTGAAGCTTCAGGTTCCCATGGCAACAGGCcgctctctcccctcctcccccctcccgaTGACCGTGGCTCCTTTGGGCACCCACCGACAGATTTAcctgcctcctccctcccccaccTATACGTCCTCCTTCGCCTGCTGCTTCGAGGACCGGCCGGTGCTGCCTCCTCGCAGCCCCGTCCCCCCGTTGCGTCCCTCCAAGCGCAACCCCTCCACCCGCACCACCCACCCGCAGGTGCGCTCCAGCTCCATCTCCATGAGCGACGTGGAAGACACACCTCCTCAGATCCCCCCCAGAGACCACGCCTTCTCTCAGCCAGGCTCCCGctcctcctctccgctcccACTGGTGCCACCGCTATCCTCCTACCCTGTggccctgcctcctcctcccctctccgcCTCCCCGCGCCGGGCGTACGGACTCATGGGTCCCCTTCTGTCCTCCAACTCTTCCCCGACTCAAGCCACATTACATTCCTCACGGCTCGCAGCTAGTGGTTCCTCCTACTCATCCAGCTCCTTGTTGGATCCTCTTGCCTTTCGTGAGGGGCGTGGCCTTTCCTCACTGATTGACAGCTCCCAGAGCTCTGCTCCAGCCCCGCTACCAGAGCGACCGGCTTTTCTGGAAAG ATATGGAGCAGCCAATATGGCGGCAGTCAAACCCATGATTCAGCATCCCGGCGGAGCCAAACCAAACTcctcctacaacaacaacaatgggcGAACTACAACTCCCAGCATGCTACAGGAGCAGAGCGTCACACAG GTGGAGCAGTTGTTTCGTCTGGGCCTGCGGTCGAGAGCCGAGTGTGAGGAGCTTCTGCAGCGCTGCGAGTGGAACCTGGAACAGGCCAGCACGCTCATGCTGGACACATATGGACCACATCGAAACAG GAAGTGA
- the tnk2a gene encoding activated CDC42 kinase 1 isoform X1: protein MGESYVYQRLPYTRGKEEEGEEEDEEERAGRIRESVGGQMMQCEEGTDWLLELLTDVQLQQYFLRIRDELNVTRLSHFDYVKNEDLEKIGMGRPGQRRLWEAVKRRRALYKRKSWMSKVFPVKRPDADPQQPLPQGASSSAAPANSEPAASLTCLIRESELQLFERLGDGTFGVVRRGEWTGPNGRVLSVAVKCLKAGVLDSDGLDDFIREVNAMHSLSHQNLIRLYGIVLTQPMKMVAELAPLGSLLDRLRKRQGHILISSLCNYAVQVACGMTYLEQRRFLHRDLAARNVLLSTNEIVKIGDFGLMRALPTHTDQYIMEEGHKIPFPWCAPESLKSRTFSHSSDTWMFGVTLWEMFTHGQEPWLGLTGSQILHKVDVDAERLCKPDDCPQDVYNVMLQCWSPKPEDRPTFIALRDFLLETMPTDMKALQDFEEEDKLQIKMNDVITIIEGRAEHYWWRGQNRGTLRLGQFPRHVVTSVAGMSVHDISRPLKHSFIHTGHGDTDPHRSWGHADRIDSLYLGNPMDPPDILGMDSGTARPTKLPNRSKKQPPPRPPQPAVLLKKPFYDSVIDDYDDDDDTSASSGLRRLGVSLGLKLRPWEGSGVRSAKSEVSLIDFTDDSFSSTTPSPLTEMRQADEDTLKDTPSILDWPLPQPTYDEVTTELEDQSEDQEVRSINKGLPEETAATPCTSMMGRSESQSADLFQELQREVMVKLQVPMATGRSLPSSPLPMTVAPLGTHRQIYLPPPSPTYTSSFACCFEDRPVLPPRSPVPPLRPSKRNPSTRTTHPQVRSSSISMSDVEDTPPQIPPRDHAFSQPGSRSSSPLPLVPPLSSYPVALPPPPLSASPRRAYGLMGPLLSSNSSPTQATLHSSRLAASGSSYSSSSLLDPLAFREGRGLSSLIDSSQSSAPAPLPERPAFLERYGAANMAAVKPMIQHPGGAKPNSSYNNNNGRTTTPSMLQEQSVTQVQGAVHGVTLEECQAALQSHNWSIPQAVNYLKVEQLFRLGLRSRAECEELLQRCEWNLEQASTLMLDTYGPHRNRK, encoded by the exons ATGGGGGAGAGCTATGTGTACCAGCGACTCCCCTACAccagaggaaaggaggaggagggggaggaggaggacgaagaggagaGAGCCGGGAGGATCAGAGAGAGTGTCGGGGGACAAATG atgcagTGCGAGGAGGGGACAGATTGGCTGCTGGAGTTGCTGACAgatgtgcagctgcagcagtactTCCTGCGTATCCGCGATGAGCTCAACGTCACGCGACTCTCCCACTTCGACTACGTCAAGAATGAAGACCTGGAGAAGATCGGCATGGGACGCCCGG GTCAGAGAAGGCTTTGGGAGGCCGTCAAGAGGAGAAGAGCTCTTTATAAACGCAAGTCCTGGATGAGCAAG GTGTTTCCGGTGAAACGACCTGACGCCGACCCCCAGCAGCCCCTCCCTCAGGGGGCATCGTCCAGTGCGGCACCGGCCAACAGCGAGCCGGCAGCCTCGCTCACCTGCCTCATCAGAGAGTCGGAGCTGCAGCTGTTTGAGCGGCTGGGAGACGGCACGTTCGGGGTGGTGCGGAGAGGGGAGTGGACCGGACCCAACGGCAGAGTG CTGTCAGTGGCAGTGAAGTGTCTGAAGGCCGGTGTGTTGGACTCTGATGGTCTGGATGATTTCATCAGAGAGGTGAACGCCATGCATTCGCTGAGCCACCAGAACCTCATCCGACTCTACGGCATCGTCCTCACGCAGCCCATGAAgatg gtggctGAGCTGGCACCTCTGGGTTCCTTGTTGGATCGTCTGAGAAAGCGTCAGGGTCAcatcctcatctcctctctgtgtAACTACGCTGTACAG GTGGCGTGCGGCATGACCTACCTGGAGCAGAGACGTTTCCTCCACAGGGACCTGGCCGCCCGCAACGTTCTGCTGTCCACCAATGAAATCGTAAAGATCGGAGACTTCGGCCTGATGAGAGCGCTGCCAACACACACCGACCAGTACATCATGGAGGAGGGCCACAAAATCCCTTTCCCGTG GTGTGCTCCTGAGTCTCTGAAGTCTCGCACTTTCTCTCATTCGTCTGATACCTGGATGTTTGGGGTCACTCTGTGGGAGATGTTCACCCACGGACAGGAGCCGTGGCTGGGCCTTACCGGGAGCCAG atcCTCCACAAGGTGGACgtggatgctgagaggctgtgtAAACCAGATGACTGTCCTCAGGATGTTTACAATGTCATGCTGCAGTGCTGGAGCCCCAAACCCGAGGACAGACCCACCTTCATCGCCCTCAGAGACTTCCTGCTCGAG ACGATGCCGACAGATATGAAAGCGCTGCAGGACTTCGAGGAGGAAGACAAGCTCCAAATTAAAATGAACGACGTCATCACCATCATAGAGGGAAG GGCAGAGCACTACTGGTGGCGAGGTCAGAACAGGGGGACGCTGCGTCTGGGTCAGTTTCCTCGCCACGTGGTGACGTCAGTCGCCGGCATGTCGGTCCACGATATCAGCCGACCGCTCAAACACTCCTTCATCCACACTGGACACGGAGACACAGACCCTCACAGGAGCTGGGGACATGCAGATCGCATAGACAG CCTGTACTTGGGGAACCCGATGGACCCTCCGGACATCCTTGGGATGGACTCGGGCACCGCAAGGCCGACCAAACTCCCCAACCGTTCCAAGA AGCAACCTCCTCCTCGTCCGCCCCAACCTGCTGTTCTGCTGAAGA AGCCGTTCTACGACTCTGTGATAGACGAttacgacgacgacgacgacacCAGCGCCTCGTCGGGGCTGAGGAGGCTCGGAGTGTCCCTGGGGCTGAAGCTCCGACCGTGGGAGGGGTCCGGCGTGCGCTCGGCCAAAAGCGAGGTGTCACTCATCGACTTCACTGATGACAGCTTCAGCTCGACCACTCCCTCGCCGCTTACTGAGATGCGGCAGGCTGACGAGGACACACTGAAG GACACTCCATCCATCCTGGACTGGCCTCTCCCTCAGCCAACTTATGACGAGGTTACTACGGAGCTCGAGGATCAATCAGAGGACCAGGAGGTGCGGTCTATCAATAAGGGACTTCCTGAGGAGACCGCAGCCACGCCGTGCACCAGTATGATGGGCAGGAGCGAGTCACAGTCAGCTGACCTCTTCCAAGAACtacagagagag GTGATGGTGAAGCTTCAGGTTCCCATGGCAACAGGCcgctctctcccctcctcccccctcccgaTGACCGTGGCTCCTTTGGGCACCCACCGACAGATTTAcctgcctcctccctcccccaccTATACGTCCTCCTTCGCCTGCTGCTTCGAGGACCGGCCGGTGCTGCCTCCTCGCAGCCCCGTCCCCCCGTTGCGTCCCTCCAAGCGCAACCCCTCCACCCGCACCACCCACCCGCAGGTGCGCTCCAGCTCCATCTCCATGAGCGACGTGGAAGACACACCTCCTCAGATCCCCCCCAGAGACCACGCCTTCTCTCAGCCAGGCTCCCGctcctcctctccgctcccACTGGTGCCACCGCTATCCTCCTACCCTGTggccctgcctcctcctcccctctccgcCTCCCCGCGCCGGGCGTACGGACTCATGGGTCCCCTTCTGTCCTCCAACTCTTCCCCGACTCAAGCCACATTACATTCCTCACGGCTCGCAGCTAGTGGTTCCTCCTACTCATCCAGCTCCTTGTTGGATCCTCTTGCCTTTCGTGAGGGGCGTGGCCTTTCCTCACTGATTGACAGCTCCCAGAGCTCTGCTCCAGCCCCGCTACCAGAGCGACCGGCTTTTCTGGAAAG ATATGGAGCAGCCAATATGGCGGCAGTCAAACCCATGATTCAGCATCCCGGCGGAGCCAAACCAAACTcctcctacaacaacaacaatgggcGAACTACAACTCCCAGCATGCTACAGGAGCAGAGCGTCACACAG GTCCAAGGAGCAGTTCATGGTGTCACGCTGGAGGAGTGTCAGGCAGCTCTGCAAAGTCACAACTGGAGCATCCCTCAGGCCGTAAATTATTTGAAG GTGGAGCAGTTGTTTCGTCTGGGCCTGCGGTCGAGAGCCGAGTGTGAGGAGCTTCTGCAGCGCTGCGAGTGGAACCTGGAACAGGCCAGCACGCTCATGCTGGACACATATGGACCACATCGAAACAG GAAGTGA
- the tnk2a gene encoding activated CDC42 kinase 1 isoform X3, protein MQCEEGTDWLLELLTDVQLQQYFLRIRDELNVTRLSHFDYVKNEDLEKIGMGRPGQRRLWEAVKRRRALYKRKSWMSKVFPVKRPDADPQQPLPQGASSSAAPANSEPAASLTCLIRESELQLFERLGDGTFGVVRRGEWTGPNGRVLSVAVKCLKAGVLDSDGLDDFIREVNAMHSLSHQNLIRLYGIVLTQPMKMVAELAPLGSLLDRLRKRQGHILISSLCNYAVQVACGMTYLEQRRFLHRDLAARNVLLSTNEIVKIGDFGLMRALPTHTDQYIMEEGHKIPFPWCAPESLKSRTFSHSSDTWMFGVTLWEMFTHGQEPWLGLTGSQILHKVDVDAERLCKPDDCPQDVYNVMLQCWSPKPEDRPTFIALRDFLLETMPTDMKALQDFEEEDKLQIKMNDVITIIEGRAEHYWWRGQNRGTLRLGQFPRHVVTSVAGMSVHDISRPLKHSFIHTGHGDTDPHRSWGHADRIDSLYLGNPMDPPDILGMDSGTARPTKLPNRSKKQPPPRPPQPAVLLKKPFYDSVIDDYDDDDDTSASSGLRRLGVSLGLKLRPWEGSGVRSAKSEVSLIDFTDDSFSSTTPSPLTEMRQADEDTLKDTPSILDWPLPQPTYDEVTTELEDQSEDQEVRSINKGLPEETAATPCTSMMGRSESQSADLFQELQREVMVKLQVPMATGRSLPSSPLPMTVAPLGTHRQIYLPPPSPTYTSSFACCFEDRPVLPPRSPVPPLRPSKRNPSTRTTHPQVRSSSISMSDVEDTPPQIPPRDHAFSQPGSRSSSPLPLVPPLSSYPVALPPPPLSASPRRAYGLMGPLLSSNSSPTQATLHSSRLAASGSSYSSSSLLDPLAFREGRGLSSLIDSSQSSAPAPLPERPAFLERYGAANMAAVKPMIQHPGGAKPNSSYNNNNGRTTTPSMLQEQSVTQVQGAVHGVTLEECQAALQSHNWSIPQAVNYLKVEQLFRLGLRSRAECEELLQRCEWNLEQASTLMLDTYGPHRNRK, encoded by the exons atgcagTGCGAGGAGGGGACAGATTGGCTGCTGGAGTTGCTGACAgatgtgcagctgcagcagtactTCCTGCGTATCCGCGATGAGCTCAACGTCACGCGACTCTCCCACTTCGACTACGTCAAGAATGAAGACCTGGAGAAGATCGGCATGGGACGCCCGG GTCAGAGAAGGCTTTGGGAGGCCGTCAAGAGGAGAAGAGCTCTTTATAAACGCAAGTCCTGGATGAGCAAG GTGTTTCCGGTGAAACGACCTGACGCCGACCCCCAGCAGCCCCTCCCTCAGGGGGCATCGTCCAGTGCGGCACCGGCCAACAGCGAGCCGGCAGCCTCGCTCACCTGCCTCATCAGAGAGTCGGAGCTGCAGCTGTTTGAGCGGCTGGGAGACGGCACGTTCGGGGTGGTGCGGAGAGGGGAGTGGACCGGACCCAACGGCAGAGTG CTGTCAGTGGCAGTGAAGTGTCTGAAGGCCGGTGTGTTGGACTCTGATGGTCTGGATGATTTCATCAGAGAGGTGAACGCCATGCATTCGCTGAGCCACCAGAACCTCATCCGACTCTACGGCATCGTCCTCACGCAGCCCATGAAgatg gtggctGAGCTGGCACCTCTGGGTTCCTTGTTGGATCGTCTGAGAAAGCGTCAGGGTCAcatcctcatctcctctctgtgtAACTACGCTGTACAG GTGGCGTGCGGCATGACCTACCTGGAGCAGAGACGTTTCCTCCACAGGGACCTGGCCGCCCGCAACGTTCTGCTGTCCACCAATGAAATCGTAAAGATCGGAGACTTCGGCCTGATGAGAGCGCTGCCAACACACACCGACCAGTACATCATGGAGGAGGGCCACAAAATCCCTTTCCCGTG GTGTGCTCCTGAGTCTCTGAAGTCTCGCACTTTCTCTCATTCGTCTGATACCTGGATGTTTGGGGTCACTCTGTGGGAGATGTTCACCCACGGACAGGAGCCGTGGCTGGGCCTTACCGGGAGCCAG atcCTCCACAAGGTGGACgtggatgctgagaggctgtgtAAACCAGATGACTGTCCTCAGGATGTTTACAATGTCATGCTGCAGTGCTGGAGCCCCAAACCCGAGGACAGACCCACCTTCATCGCCCTCAGAGACTTCCTGCTCGAG ACGATGCCGACAGATATGAAAGCGCTGCAGGACTTCGAGGAGGAAGACAAGCTCCAAATTAAAATGAACGACGTCATCACCATCATAGAGGGAAG GGCAGAGCACTACTGGTGGCGAGGTCAGAACAGGGGGACGCTGCGTCTGGGTCAGTTTCCTCGCCACGTGGTGACGTCAGTCGCCGGCATGTCGGTCCACGATATCAGCCGACCGCTCAAACACTCCTTCATCCACACTGGACACGGAGACACAGACCCTCACAGGAGCTGGGGACATGCAGATCGCATAGACAG CCTGTACTTGGGGAACCCGATGGACCCTCCGGACATCCTTGGGATGGACTCGGGCACCGCAAGGCCGACCAAACTCCCCAACCGTTCCAAGA AGCAACCTCCTCCTCGTCCGCCCCAACCTGCTGTTCTGCTGAAGA AGCCGTTCTACGACTCTGTGATAGACGAttacgacgacgacgacgacacCAGCGCCTCGTCGGGGCTGAGGAGGCTCGGAGTGTCCCTGGGGCTGAAGCTCCGACCGTGGGAGGGGTCCGGCGTGCGCTCGGCCAAAAGCGAGGTGTCACTCATCGACTTCACTGATGACAGCTTCAGCTCGACCACTCCCTCGCCGCTTACTGAGATGCGGCAGGCTGACGAGGACACACTGAAG GACACTCCATCCATCCTGGACTGGCCTCTCCCTCAGCCAACTTATGACGAGGTTACTACGGAGCTCGAGGATCAATCAGAGGACCAGGAGGTGCGGTCTATCAATAAGGGACTTCCTGAGGAGACCGCAGCCACGCCGTGCACCAGTATGATGGGCAGGAGCGAGTCACAGTCAGCTGACCTCTTCCAAGAACtacagagagag GTGATGGTGAAGCTTCAGGTTCCCATGGCAACAGGCcgctctctcccctcctcccccctcccgaTGACCGTGGCTCCTTTGGGCACCCACCGACAGATTTAcctgcctcctccctcccccaccTATACGTCCTCCTTCGCCTGCTGCTTCGAGGACCGGCCGGTGCTGCCTCCTCGCAGCCCCGTCCCCCCGTTGCGTCCCTCCAAGCGCAACCCCTCCACCCGCACCACCCACCCGCAGGTGCGCTCCAGCTCCATCTCCATGAGCGACGTGGAAGACACACCTCCTCAGATCCCCCCCAGAGACCACGCCTTCTCTCAGCCAGGCTCCCGctcctcctctccgctcccACTGGTGCCACCGCTATCCTCCTACCCTGTggccctgcctcctcctcccctctccgcCTCCCCGCGCCGGGCGTACGGACTCATGGGTCCCCTTCTGTCCTCCAACTCTTCCCCGACTCAAGCCACATTACATTCCTCACGGCTCGCAGCTAGTGGTTCCTCCTACTCATCCAGCTCCTTGTTGGATCCTCTTGCCTTTCGTGAGGGGCGTGGCCTTTCCTCACTGATTGACAGCTCCCAGAGCTCTGCTCCAGCCCCGCTACCAGAGCGACCGGCTTTTCTGGAAAG ATATGGAGCAGCCAATATGGCGGCAGTCAAACCCATGATTCAGCATCCCGGCGGAGCCAAACCAAACTcctcctacaacaacaacaatgggcGAACTACAACTCCCAGCATGCTACAGGAGCAGAGCGTCACACAG GTCCAAGGAGCAGTTCATGGTGTCACGCTGGAGGAGTGTCAGGCAGCTCTGCAAAGTCACAACTGGAGCATCCCTCAGGCCGTAAATTATTTGAAG GTGGAGCAGTTGTTTCGTCTGGGCCTGCGGTCGAGAGCCGAGTGTGAGGAGCTTCTGCAGCGCTGCGAGTGGAACCTGGAACAGGCCAGCACGCTCATGCTGGACACATATGGACCACATCGAAACAG GAAGTGA